The Desulfuromonadales bacterium genome includes a region encoding these proteins:
- a CDS encoding cupin domain-containing protein yields the protein MKKEDETTPAGSCDWIPPAGREEATGASCDWAGPAAASGDNRSAFYPFRPDFTWEGVIAERYKDEEGGWAAIARNVLIGNRGESARFDLRYFEIAPGGHSSLEKHVHEHVVVCIRGRGRVLLAGTVREMSFLDTAYIGPEDPHQLLNPFDEPFGFFCIVNHDRDRPRSVGDDELQRLLSGPAARVIRG from the coding sequence ATGAAGAAAGAAGACGAAACCACCCCTGCCGGCTCCTGCGACTGGATTCCGCCGGCGGGACGCGAGGAAGCCACCGGCGCCAGTTGTGACTGGGCCGGTCCGGCCGCTGCCAGCGGCGACAACCGAAGCGCCTTCTACCCCTTCCGCCCCGACTTTACCTGGGAAGGGGTTATCGCCGAACGCTACAAGGATGAAGAAGGGGGCTGGGCGGCCATCGCCCGCAATGTCCTGATCGGCAACCGCGGCGAAAGCGCCCGTTTCGACCTGCGCTACTTCGAGATCGCCCCGGGCGGTCATTCCTCCCTCGAGAAACACGTCCATGAGCACGTCGTCGTCTGCATCCGCGGCCGCGGCCGGGTGCTGCTTGCCGGCACGGTGCGGGAGATGAGCTTCCTCGACACCGCCTACATCGGCCCCGAGGATCCCCACCAACTTCTGAATCCCTTCGACGAACCTTTCGGTTTCTTCTGCATCGTCAACCACGACCGCGACCGGCCACGCTCCGTCGGCGATGACGAGCTGCAACGGCTCCTCTCCGGCCCTGCCGCCCGGGTGATTCGCGGGTAG